One Dictyostelium discoideum AX4 chromosome 3 chromosome, whole genome shotgun sequence genomic region harbors:
- the aoxA gene encoding hypothetical protein (alternative oxidase): MFKYVTVLNKNNNLNKLLLNSISKGNTLNSNNGLASTSISINSSIRSFSSFSSSKVMLDKRSEKPQNPLYHRNSTLYSFTPRDVLIKIEKDFVMPPSYEAKSLSDNFAKFSVLFLRKFSNLFFKEKFLHYAIVLETVAAVPGLVAGMFLHLKTLRNMQSNNWIKILMDEMENERMHLLSFMELTKPTLLERGMVAVTQAIYWNLFLVFYVLSPKTAHRFTGYLEEQAVVTYTHMLEDIDSGKVPNYKAPQIAIEYWGLPEDATLRDLILVIRQDESDHRLVNHEISNKIVLNNNEPIILENHFHKPTIINPVGEEEIKEHSQEGIRIEKKINPTSEL, translated from the exons atgttcAAATACGTAacagttttaaataaaaataataatttaaataaattattattaaattcaatttcaaaaggtAATAccttaaatagtaataatggaTTAGCTTCAACCagtatttcaattaatagtTCAATTAGAAGTTTTTCATCATTCTCATCAAGTAAAGTAATGCTCGATAAAAGAAGTGAAAAGCCTCAAAATCCACTTTACCATAGAAATTCAACATTGTATTCCTTTACTCCACGTgatgttttaattaaaattgaaaaagatttcGTAATGCCACCATCCTATGAAGCTAAAAGTTTATCTGATAACTTTGCAAAATTCtctgttttatttttaagaaaattttcaaatttattctttaaagAAAAGTTTTTACATTATGCAATTGTTTTAGAAACTGTTGCTG ctGTTCCAGGTTTAGTTGCTGGTATGtttttacatttaaaaacattaagAAATATGCAAAGTAATAATTggattaaaatattaatggaTGAAATGGAGAATGAGAGAATGCATCTTTTATCATTTATGGAGCTTACCAAACCAACATTACTTGAAAGAGGTATGGTAGCAGTTACTCAAGCAATTTATTGGAATTTATTCTTGGTATTTTATGTATTATCACCAAAGACAGCACATCGTTTCACAGGTTATCTTGAAGAACAAGCAGTAGTTACCTATACTCATATGTTGGAAGATATTGATTCTGGTAAAGTTCCAAATTATAAAGCTCCACAAATCGCCATTGAATATTGGGGTCTTCCAGAAGACGCAACTTTAAGAGACTTAATCTTGGTAATTAGACAAGACGAATCCGATCATCGTTTAGTTAACCATGAAATTAGTAATAAGATTGTCctcaataataatgaaccaATCATTTTAGAAAATCATTTCCATAAACCAACAATCATTAATCCAGTTGGtgaagaagaaattaaagaacaTTCCCAAGAAGGTATTAGAattgagaaaaaaataaatccaaCTTCAGaactttaa
- the rps6 gene encoding 40S ribosomal protein S6, producing the protein MKLNIAYPVNGSQKKINIEDKNKVRCFMEKRIGQEVEATTLGDEFKGYVFKITGGNDTEGFPMMQGVGAPTRVRLLLDGRSGCFKPSRDGERKRKSVRGCIVAEDIASLQLIIVKKGDAEIPGLTDVSFPASKGPKRASNIRKLFKLSKDEDVRSFVIRRELPATDKRKAKSKAPKIQRLVTPTTVARRKALRAKKAARHTKASNEAAEYAKLVAQRQQAKAKRSVKVSSKKVVAK; encoded by the exons ATGAAG cTTAACATTGCTTACCCAGTCAACGGATCCCAAAAAAAGATCAACATTGAAGACAAGAACAAAGTTCGTTGCTTCATGGAAAAGAGAATTGGCCAAGAAGTTGAAG cCACTACTTTAGGTGATGAATTCAAAGGTTACGTTTTCAAGATCACTGGTGGAAATGATACTGAAGGTTTCCCAATGATGCAAGGTGTTGGTGCCCCAACTAGAGTTCGTTTATTATTAGATGGTCGTTCAGGTTGTTTCAAACCAAGCCGTGATGGtgaaagaaagagaaaatcAGTTCGTGGTTGTATCGTTGCTGAAGATATCGCCTCTTTACAATTAATCATTGTCAAGAAAGGTGATGCTGAAATTCCAGGCCTCACTGATGTCTCATTCCCAGCCTCAAAAGGTCCAAAGAGAGCCTCAAACATTAGAAAACTCTtcaaattatcaaaagaCGAAGATGTCCGTTCTTTCGTCATCCGTCGTGAATTACCAGCCACCGACAAAAGAAAAGCTAAATCAAAAGCACCAAAGATCCAACGTTTAGTTACCCCAACCACCGTTGCCCGTAGAAAGGCTCTCCGTGCTAAAAAAGCTGCTCGTCACACTAAAGCCAGCAATGAAGCCGCCGAATACGCTAAACTCGTTGCCCAAAGACAACAAGCTAAAGCCAAGAGATCCGTCAAAGTTTCAAGCAAAAAAGTTGTTGCcaagtaa
- the dgk gene encoding deoxyguanosine kinase has product MFRRSLMFMISNNKNTNMVSSINTTNKVNNFSKIIILEGNISAGKTYLSSKLGDLLGYKVFLEPTATNPYLSLFYKEPSKYALIMQKWLLNQRYNTFLNALQYSLENEQGVILDRSVYSDWVFAENCRSEGLISAEGFKEYNSIRDRFLSNIPIPNVTLFLDVDPKQCLQRIQNRKRDCEQSIPLSYLSGLDNCYKKFLIEMKSKGSNVIILDWNNFGDINLVLNEINNDNFNNFNNSNNSKFNDVNYKKQQLISDIENEKNNLKEMKFFLNENNNNNNQEKIKS; this is encoded by the exons ATGTTTCGAAGATCTTTAATGTTTATGAtctcaaataataaaaatacgaATATGGTCTCATCAATAAATACAACaaataaagttaataatttttcaaaaattattatattggaAGGTAATATTAGTGCTGg taaaacaTATTTATCATCAAAACTTGGAGATTTATTAGGATATAAAGTATTTTTAGAACCAACAGCAACCAATCcatatttatcattattttataaagaaCCATCAAAATATGCATTGATTATGCAAAAATGgttattaaatcaaagatataatacatttttaaatgCACTTCAATATAGTTTAGAGAATGAACAAGGTGTAATATTGGATAGATCAGTTTATAGTGATTGGGTATTCGCAGAGAATTGTAGATCCGAAGGATTAATAAGTGCAGAGGGTTTTAAAGAGTATAATAGTATTAGAGATCGTTTTTTATCCAATATTCCAATACCCAATGTCACCTTATTTTTAGATGTTGACCCAAAACAATGTTTACAAAGAATTCAAAATAGAAAAAGAGATTGTGAACAATCAATTCCACTCTCTTATTTATCGGGTTTAGATAAttgttataaaaaatttttaattgaaatgaaATCCAAAGGTTCAAATGTTATCATTTTGGATTGGAATAATTTTGGTGATATcaatttagttttaaatgaaattaataatgataattttaacaattttaataatagtaataatagtaaatttaatgatgtaaattataaaaaacaacaatt gATTAGcgatattgaaaatgaaaaaaataatttaaaagaaatgaaGTTCTtcttaaatgaaaataataataataataatcaagaaaaaataaaatcataa
- a CDS encoding phosphoglycerate mutase domain-containing protein encodes MSSNNNNNNNNDVNNNNNSINNNNNNNNNNNDENLPENKKTKKRILEVIEDESTPIIGEDEVDEDDLEITKEDTKGSEKDKKIPSTSVTTTTSQTEKSPGPNSANTLKKANNKANNNDNNDNNNNNNNNNNNNNNNNNNNNNNTNKVDTILSPKLMGGIAIQPLRSGDEDSQDYFGGRRLVSTSDSGSSDMSDNESKKRIKDNQGILIDSSSINQKKKKRKTRRREGRIYELLEKNLGSQALREGLIGTQFISFDWPYELVLVRHGQSEGNEAQARSKRGDLSAYTEEFKKKHSSVYRLTDKGVLQAKIAGKWVRENISEVFDRYYTSEYVRAMETASLLGLPDADWLTEIQLRERDKGKMDNISWTDKKDHFGNEMMMRKRDSFFWCPPGGESIANICQRVEHTFITLRRECSNKRVIIVAHGEIMWAFRVRLERLSQLRFHQLQSSDDPRDQIHNTTILHYSRIHPKTGQIYPYFRYLRSVCPWRPEYSAPGWAEFERPVYTNEEMLESVRSVPRYVNNQDFDLEKEEILFDVSDKKTSAPIQQ; translated from the coding sequence atgtcttcaaataataataataacaataataatgatgtaaataataataataatagtattaataataataataataataataataataataatgatgaaaatttaccagaaaataaaaaaaccaaaaagaGAATATTAGAAGTGATAGAAGATGAATCAACACCTATAATTGGTGAAGATGAAGTTGATGAAGATGACTTGGAAATTACTAAAGAAGATACCAAAGGAagtgaaaaagataaaaaaataccATCTACATcagtaacaacaacaacttctcAAACTGAAAAATCACCAGGACCAAATAGTGCAAATACACTTAAAAAAGCCAATAATAAAgccaataataatgataataatgataataataataataataataataataataataataataataataataataataataataataataataccaataaagTTGATACAATTTTATCACCAAAATTAATGGGTGGTATTGCAATTCAACCATTAAGATCAGGTGATGAAGATTCACAAGATTATTTTGGTGGTAGAAGGTTAGTTTCAACATCAGATAGTGGTTCAAGTGATATGAGTGATAATGAATCAAAAAAACGTATAAAAGATAATCAAGGTATATTAATCGATTCAtcatcaatcaatcaaaagaagaaaaagagaaagacAAGAAGAAGAGAGGGTAGAATCTATGAACTATTGGAAAAGAATTTAGGTTCACAAGCATTGAGAGAAGGTTTAATTGGTACTCAATTCATATCATTCGATTGGCCATACGAATTGGTATTGGTACGTCATGGTCAAAGTGAAGGTAATGAAGCACAAGCACGTTCAAAGAGAGGTGATTTATCAGCATACACAGAAGAGTTTAAAAAGAAACATTCCTCAGTTTATCGTTTAACCGATAAAGGTGTACTTCAAGCAAAGATTGCAGGTAAATGGGTACGAGAGAATATTTCAGAGGTTTTCGATAGATATTACACCAGTGAGTATGTTAGAGCAATGGAAACCGCCTCCCTATTGGGTCTACCAGATGCAGATTGGTTAACAGAGATTCAATTACGTGAGAGAGATAAAGGAAAGATGGATAATATCTCATGGACCGATAAAAAGGATCACTTTGGCAATGAAATGATGATGCGTAAGAGGGATTCCTTCTTTTGGTGTCCACCAGGTGGTGAAAGTATTGCCAACATTTGTCAAAGAGTTGAACATACTTTTATCACTCTCAGAAGAGAATGTTCCAACAAGAGAGTAATCATCGTTGCTCATGGTGAAATTATGTGGGCCTTTCGTGTTCGTTTGGAACGTCTCTCTCAATTACGTTTCCATCAATTACAATCCTCTGATGACCCACGTGATCAAATTCATAATACTACAATTTTACATTACTCTAGAATTCATCCAAAAACTGGTCAAATCTATCCTTACTTTAGATACCTTCGTTCCGTTTGCCCATGGAGACCAGAATATTCCGCTCCTGGTTGGGCAGAATTTGAAAGACCAGTCTATACCAATGAGGAAATGTTAGAAAGTGTTCGTTCTGTTCCAAGATATGTAAATAATCAAGATTTtgatttagaaaaagaagaaatctTATTTGATGTTTCTGATAAAAAAACAAGTGCTCCAATTcaacaataa
- the trappc4 gene encoding trafficking protein particle complex subunit 4, whose product MTINSIYILNKAGTLIYQNDFGNTEKLSHNSYIRLGSTFHSLHAIASNLSPVSGSSSGIEVIETEAFKLQCFQTHTGIKFYVIADPNHQQLEELLHGVYELYTDYVLKNPFYEIEMQIRCDLFDYKLNRLLGVRE is encoded by the exons ATGacaataaattcaatatatattttaaataaagcgGGAACTCTTATATATCAAAAT gATTTTGGGAATACAGAGAAACTATCACACAATTCATATATTAGACTAGGTTCAACATTTCACAGTTTACATGCAATTGCGAGTAATTTATCACCAGTTAGTGGATCTAGTTCAGGTATAGAAGTAATTGAAACAGAGGCTTTCAAACTTCAATGTTTTCAAACACATACaggtattaaattttatgttATAGCAGATCCaaatcatcaacaattaGAAGAGCTTTTACATGGTGTTTATGAATTATATACAGATTACGTTTTAAAGAATCCTTTCTATGAAATTGAAATGCAAATTAGATGTGATTTATTcgattataaattaaatagattATTAGGTGTTCgtgaataa
- a CDS encoding hypothetical protein (Acetyltransferase, CysE/LacA/LpxA/NodL family), with protein sequence MDSINMTEKEKMTKGLMYDSFDEELCKDRTEARELIHRFNNSMDKLERKDITKQLFGSTGEKIYIEPTLRVDYGYNIHVGENFFANFGTIFLDTCPITIGKNAMLAPNVQFYSATHPIDPTERNSGLELGRPITIGDNVWIGGGVIILPGVELGDNVVVGAGAVVTKSFGSNVVIAGNPAKIIKQIPVKSE encoded by the exons ATGGATAGCATTAATATGacagaaaaagaaaaaatgacTAAAGGGTTAATGTATGACTCATTTGATGAAGAATTATGTAAAGATAGAACAGAAGCCAGAGAACTTATTCAtagatttaataatagtatggATAAATTGGAAAGAAAAGATATCACCAAACAATTATTTGGATCAACTGGCGAAAAGATTTATATTGAGCCAACATTAAGAGTGGATTATGGTTACAATATTCATGTTGGTGAGAATTTCTTTGCAAACTTTGGTACGATATTTTTAGATACTTGTCCAATCACAATTGGAAAGAATGCAATGTTAGCTCCAAACGTTCAATTTTATTCCGCAACTCACCCAATTGATCCAACTGAACGTAACTCTGGTTTAGAATTAGGTAGGCCTATTACAATTGGAGATAATGTTTGGATTGG tggGGGTGTAATAATTTTGCCAGGTGTTGAATTAGGAGataatgttgttgttggtgctgGTGCTGTGGTGACTAAATCATTTGGAAGTAATGTTGTTATTGCTGGAAATCCTgccaaaattattaaacaaataCCTGTTAAATCTgaataa